The bacterium nucleotide sequence GCGTTAGTTTTAAATTAATGTGTTTGGAAGGAAAGACCTTAATCTGTCCTTGTTTGTATTCAGCCACTTGGGCATCATCGGTAGCAAAAAACTGGTCTCTTAGAGCTTTCTCATAAGCTTCAACAATAAACTGACGCTTAAAAATTTGTGGGGTTTGCATGGTCCACAATTTATTTCTATCCACTGATTTTTTGATCTGTTTCAATTCAACATGCTTGATAGAATCACTGACCGGAGAAGCATAAATCACACCATCTGCATCGTCAAAAGCATTTATTGCTTCACTTAAGTCTTCACTGTTGAACAAACATCTGGCTGCATCATGAATTAAAACATAGTCATTGTTTTCATCAATCTGCTGTAAGCCTTGCCAGACTGATTCCTGTCGCGTTTCTCCACCGGCCACACAATGTTTAACTTTATTAAAGCCTAAATCTCGCCAATAGGCCATGGGCTTGTCTTTGAGGTCTTCTTGCGGCAAAACTAAAACAATCTCCGTCACCAAAGGGTGTTGTTCAAAAGCACTTAAGCTGTATTCAATCACCATCTTACCGTTGATATTTAAATATTGCTTGGGCTGATTGAGCTGCATGCGACGACCTGAGCCACCGGCAGGCATCACGACACTGACTGTTGGTTTGGATTCAACCATTGAACATGGCTCCACTGTAAAAATTACTCAAAAAACTTTTCTATTTTTTTCTCAATGCTTTCTTCATCAGACTCTTTGGCAATGGCCAATTCTTTAATCAAAAGCGTTCTAGCTTTATCCATCATGCCGCGCTCACCAAAAGACAAAGTTTTGTCTTTTTTAAGAACATACAAATCACGCATGACTTCTGCTATTTCAAAGACAGAACCGGTTTTAATTTTTTCATTGTATTCGCGCTGTCTGCGATTCCAGGTGGTGGTGTCAATCACCACATCATTTTCTTTGAATACATCAAAAACACGTTTAACTTGAGAAGCTTTGATCAAACGTCTAAGACCTACATTTTTAACGCCATTGACTGGAACCATGAGCGTCATTTCGCTGTCTAAAATCCTAACCACATAAAATGACATGATGGTACCGGCAATTTCTTTTTCATCAATCCGTTCTATGACGCCAACGCCATAGGCCGGATAAACCGCTTTATCGCCAATTTCAAAGTTGGTATCTTCATCGGTGCGCATTGTTGGCTTTTTTTTGCGCACGACCTCTTTTTTCTTAATCACTGACATTAAGGACGCAATATACCAGTTTTTTTTGCGAAATACTAGACCTCTAGACTACTATTTATTGCTTTTATATTATGCCTGTAGAGGCTTTATGCACTGTGAAGCTGCAGCTCTTGATTAATTTTATCCAAAACAGCGTTTGAAGTCTGCACAAACTGAACACCCATACCACTGGGATGGTGAGGAAAGGAATCTTTCTGCTTAGATAAAGCTCTGCGCGCCCAAACCACCACACCGGTCACGCTGATGGTTTGATTGGTTTTGGGTAAGGTAAAGGTAAAGTCAATAATGCTTCCTACCGCCAAGACAAGGTCTGCTTTAATGAAAACTCCTCCTTTAGAAATATTCATGATTTGACTGCCATAAAACAGTTCATGCGACGCTGCACCCAGCTGAATTTGCACCGCAAAACGCTTGGATCTAACTGGATAGTTTAGACTCATGCTTTCTCCCGACGCAAGAACCGTCCTTTTAGTTGACTAACACTGAGATCTTCTTTTTCTAGTAGGGTTTGAAGCTGCTTTGCAATATGCTCGGTTGCGCCTGTGTCAGCAA carries:
- the ispD gene encoding 2-C-methyl-D-erythritol 4-phosphate cytidylyltransferase — translated: MVESKPTVSVVMPAGGSGRRMQLNQPKQYLNINGKMVIEYSLSAFEQHPLVTEIVLVLPQEDLKDKPMAYWRDLGFNKVKHCVAGGETRQESVWQGLQQIDENNDYVLIHDAARCLFNSEDLSEAINAFDDADGVIYASPVSDSIKHVELKQIKKSVDRNKLWTMQTPQIFKRQFIVEAYEKALRDQFFATDDAQVAEYKQGQIKVFPSKHINLKLTQTSDFKLFEVLLKLNKEQNV
- a CDS encoding CarD family transcriptional regulator, with product MRTDEDTNFEIGDKAVYPAYGVGVIERIDEKEIAGTIMSFYVVRILDSEMTLMVPVNGVKNVGLRRLIKASQVKRVFDVFKENDVVIDTTTWNRRQREYNEKIKTGSVFEIAEVMRDLYVLKKDKTLSFGERGMMDKARTLLIKELAIAKESDEESIEKKIEKFFE
- a CDS encoding PilZ domain-containing protein produces the protein MSLNYPVRSKRFAVQIQLGAASHELFYGSQIMNISKGGVFIKADLVLAVGSIIDFTFTLPKTNQTISVTGVVVWARRALSKQKDSFPHHPSGMGVQFVQTSNAVLDKINQELQLHSA